One region of Epilithonimonas zeae genomic DNA includes:
- a CDS encoding c-type cytochrome: protein MKRIFVAAVLVGIFSCSKSEISGNKDVIAAEPEPTPKVVIDPIAEGKSLIEGSDCLGCHKLDEKMIGPSYKEVAAKYDNTPENVEMLAEKILKGSSGVWGDVPMPAHGFSKENAKFMAQYILSSK from the coding sequence ATGAAAAGAATATTTGTAGCAGCCGTCTTAGTGGGAATATTTTCTTGTTCCAAAAGTGAGATTTCTGGTAATAAGGATGTAATTGCTGCTGAACCAGAACCAACGCCAAAAGTTGTAATTGACCCAATCGCAGAGGGGAAATCTTTAATTGAAGGCTCAGATTGTTTAGGTTGTCACAAATTGGATGAAAAAATGATTGGTCCATCTTATAAAGAAGTTGCAGCAAAATATGACAATACACCGGAAAATGTAGAAATGCTGGCAGAGAAAATCCTTAAAGGAAGTTCTGGCGTTTGGGGCGATGTTCCAATGCCGGCGCACGGCTTCAGTAAAGAAAATGCGAAATTTATGGCGCAATATATTTTATCGTCAAAATAA
- the dusB gene encoding tRNA dihydrouridine synthase DusB, whose translation MVKIGNIELPDFPLLLAPMEDVSDPPFRKLCKMHGADLMYSEFISSEGLIRDAIKSRKKLDIFDYERPVGIQIFGGDEEAMAMSARIVETVEPDLVDINFGCPVKKVVCKGAGAGVLKDIDLMVRLTKAVVSSTHLPVTVKTRLGWDNDSINIDEVAERLQDVGIKALTIHARTRAQMYKGEADWEHISRIKNNPNIEIPIFGNGDVDSPEKALEYKNKYNCDGIMIGRGAIGYPWIFNEIKHFFETGEILPEQTIAERLEAVKNHALWSVEWKGERPGIVEMRQHYSNYFRGIPHFKEFKTKFLQALTLEQIDEIIEETKHFYQENVI comes from the coding sequence ATGGTAAAAATTGGCAACATAGAACTTCCTGACTTTCCGCTTTTGCTGGCACCAATGGAAGATGTAAGTGACCCACCTTTTAGAAAGCTTTGCAAAATGCACGGCGCAGACTTGATGTATTCTGAGTTTATTTCTTCGGAAGGCTTGATTCGTGATGCAATTAAAAGTCGTAAAAAGCTCGATATTTTCGATTACGAAAGACCTGTTGGAATCCAGATTTTTGGTGGCGATGAGGAAGCAATGGCAATGTCAGCACGGATTGTGGAGACTGTAGAACCAGATTTGGTTGATATCAATTTTGGTTGTCCTGTAAAAAAAGTGGTTTGCAAAGGAGCCGGAGCTGGTGTTTTGAAAGACATCGATTTGATGGTTCGATTAACTAAAGCCGTTGTGAGTTCTACCCATTTGCCTGTTACTGTAAAAACCAGATTGGGCTGGGATAATGATTCTATTAATATCGATGAAGTTGCCGAAAGATTGCAGGATGTTGGAATCAAAGCATTAACAATCCACGCCAGAACACGTGCTCAAATGTACAAAGGTGAAGCAGATTGGGAACATATCTCAAGAATTAAAAATAATCCAAATATCGAAATTCCTATTTTTGGAAACGGTGATGTCGATTCTCCTGAAAAAGCTTTGGAATATAAAAACAAATACAACTGCGACGGAATAATGATTGGTCGTGGTGCGATTGGTTATCCTTGGATTTTCAATGAAATCAAACATTTTTTTGAGACCGGAGAAATTCTTCCTGAGCAAACTATCGCAGAAAGATTAGAAGCTGTGAAAAACCACGCACTTTGGTCTGTGGAATGGAAAGGCGAACGTCCCGGAATTGTGGAAATGAGACAACATTACAGCAATTACTTCCGCGGAATTCCACATTTTAAAGAATTTAAGACTAAGTTTCTTCAGGCTTTAACCCTTGAACAAATTGATGAAATCATCGAAGAGACGAAGCATTTTTATCAGGAAAATGTGATTTAA
- a CDS encoding M1 family metallopeptidase, with the protein MKKALLLTILVSGVCQAQMFEDPKPTKIDTLKGSNTEFRNFWDVKKYDIVLEPNFEAKSIKGSNKISLTIEKDVVNPVFQIDLQSPMKADKITASFPIAEKKIDGDFIFLTTKKKFKKGEKYTIAIDYSGNPLIAKHAPWDGGWIFTKDKNGNPWMTAADEGIGASIWLPVKDIWSDEPDNGITFKIITPKDLVGVGNGKLIKEENLGDKKSWLWEVKSPINDYSIIPSIGKYVNFKDTFEGEKGKLDLDYWVLDYNLDKAKKQFEQVKPMMKAFEHWFGPYPFYEDSYKLVESPHLGMEHQSNVAYGNKYQNGYLGRDLSGTGIGLKWDYIIIHETGHEWFANNITAKDQADMWIHESFTTYSETLFVDYVFGKADGNNYLQGLRGNIQNDKPIIGIYGIRNEGSGDMYPKGANMIHTIRQVINNDEKFRQILRGLNKDFYHQTVTSAQIQNYFSEKSGIDLKSIFDQYLTTIKIPTLEYKQNGNQLTYKWTNVVPNLKLPIRLADGQELKPTEQNQTTTLKSDKPVEFDKNYYIQVKPVN; encoded by the coding sequence ATGAAAAAAGCCTTACTGCTCACTATATTGGTTTCCGGCGTTTGTCAAGCACAGATGTTTGAAGACCCAAAACCGACCAAAATTGACACTTTAAAAGGTTCTAATACAGAGTTCAGGAACTTTTGGGATGTTAAAAAATATGATATAGTTTTGGAACCTAATTTTGAAGCCAAAAGTATTAAAGGAAGTAATAAAATCAGTTTGACGATTGAGAAAGATGTTGTGAATCCGGTTTTTCAAATCGACCTTCAAAGTCCGATGAAAGCAGATAAAATCACAGCAAGTTTTCCAATTGCCGAGAAAAAAATTGACGGAGATTTCATTTTCTTAACTACAAAAAAGAAATTCAAAAAAGGAGAAAAATATACGATTGCTATTGATTATTCCGGAAATCCGCTGATTGCAAAACACGCGCCCTGGGACGGCGGCTGGATTTTCACAAAGGATAAAAACGGAAATCCTTGGATGACTGCTGCTGATGAAGGAATCGGTGCGAGCATTTGGCTTCCTGTAAAAGACATTTGGAGTGATGAGCCTGATAACGGAATTACTTTCAAAATCATAACGCCAAAAGATTTGGTTGGTGTTGGCAACGGAAAATTAATCAAAGAAGAAAATCTGGGTGATAAAAAGTCCTGGCTTTGGGAAGTGAAAAGTCCGATTAATGATTATTCCATCATCCCATCAATTGGAAAATATGTGAATTTCAAAGATACTTTTGAAGGCGAAAAAGGAAAATTAGATTTAGATTATTGGGTTTTAGATTATAATCTTGACAAAGCTAAAAAACAATTTGAGCAAGTAAAACCAATGATGAAAGCCTTTGAACATTGGTTTGGTCCTTATCCTTTTTACGAAGATTCTTACAAATTGGTAGAATCGCCACACCTTGGAATGGAACACCAAAGCAACGTTGCTTACGGAAACAAATATCAAAATGGGTATCTTGGAAGGGACCTTTCCGGAACTGGAATTGGTCTGAAGTGGGACTACATCATCATCCACGAAACCGGACACGAGTGGTTTGCGAACAACATTACGGCAAAAGACCAAGCTGATATGTGGATTCACGAGAGTTTCACAACCTATTCCGAAACCTTGTTTGTGGACTATGTTTTTGGGAAAGCTGACGGCAACAATTATCTGCAAGGATTAAGAGGAAATATCCAAAATGACAAACCAATTATCGGGATATACGGCATCCGAAATGAAGGCAGCGGCGATATGTATCCAAAAGGTGCGAATATGATTCACACAATTCGTCAGGTGATTAATAATGATGAGAAATTTCGTCAGATCTTAAGAGGTTTGAATAAAGATTTTTATCATCAGACCGTAACTTCTGCACAAATTCAGAATTACTTTTCTGAAAAATCAGGCATTGATTTAAAGTCGATTTTTGACCAATATCTGACAACCATCAAAATCCCTACTTTGGAATATAAGCAGAATGGCAATCAACTGACTTACAAATGGACAAATGTGGTTCCGAATTTGAAACTTCCAATCAGACTAGCAGATGGACAGGAATTGAAACCAACGGAACAGAATCAGACAACTACTTTGAAATCTGACAAACCAGTTGAGTTTGATAAAAATTATTACATCCAAGTGAAGCCTGTTAATTAA
- a CDS encoding FMN-binding glutamate synthase family protein, with protein sequence MRNKFILWGIVVLIVTWTTALLIKAHYWIPIFLTFLYILGIYNTYQTKHAILRNFPVLGYFRYIFEEISPEIQQYFIERETDGKPFPRHQRSAVYRRSKNLSDTVPFGTQLEINHRKYEGIKHSIYAKHPKEELPRVTIGGKDCKQPYNASLFNISAMSFGALSDRAQMALNRGAKKGNFYHNTGEGGISPHHLEGGDLCWQIGTGYFGCRNEEGKFDAELFTKYSNLDNVKMIEIKLSQGAKPGHGGVLPAVKNTPEIAKIRHVPPGVTILSPPSHSAFSDAEGLLRFVQQLRELSGGKPVGFKLCIGDTKEFEDICEQMNILNIYPDFITIDGAEGGTGAAPPEFSDGVGMPLEPALIFVNKTLINYELRDKLRIIASGKVLTSLDILRAVAMGADLCNNARGFMFSLGCIQALRCNTNTCPTGVATQDKMLIKGLDTNDKTERVYQFHKNTLHTCNELIAAAGRESYDQVDASMFMRGDEFEHLSDTYFPDILENVRRK encoded by the coding sequence ATGAGAAACAAATTCATACTCTGGGGAATTGTTGTATTAATCGTGACTTGGACGACAGCTTTGTTAATAAAAGCCCATTATTGGATCCCGATTTTCCTGACCTTTCTTTATATTTTAGGGATTTACAACACGTATCAAACGAAACATGCAATTCTTAGAAACTTCCCTGTTCTTGGTTATTTCCGTTATATTTTTGAGGAAATTTCTCCGGAGATTCAACAATATTTTATTGAAAGAGAGACAGACGGAAAACCATTCCCGAGACATCAAAGGTCAGCTGTGTACAGAAGGTCAAAAAACCTGAGTGATACAGTACCATTCGGAACACAACTGGAAATCAATCATCGGAAATATGAAGGCATCAAACATTCTATCTACGCCAAACATCCAAAAGAAGAACTGCCAAGAGTAACTATTGGAGGCAAAGATTGTAAGCAACCTTATAACGCATCACTTTTTAACATTTCTGCAATGAGTTTTGGAGCGTTGAGTGACCGTGCTCAGATGGCTTTGAACCGAGGTGCAAAAAAAGGGAACTTTTACCACAACACCGGCGAAGGCGGTATTTCTCCCCATCATTTGGAAGGCGGCGACCTTTGCTGGCAGATTGGAACAGGTTATTTCGGATGCAGAAATGAAGAAGGGAAATTCGATGCCGAATTGTTTACAAAATACTCGAATCTGGATAATGTGAAAATGATTGAAATCAAATTGTCTCAAGGTGCAAAACCAGGTCACGGCGGTGTTTTACCAGCTGTAAAAAATACGCCGGAGATTGCCAAAATCCGACACGTCCCACCTGGCGTTACGATTCTTTCGCCACCATCACATAGTGCTTTTTCTGACGCGGAAGGTTTGTTGAGATTTGTGCAGCAATTGCGTGAGCTTTCTGGCGGAAAGCCAGTTGGCTTCAAGCTTTGTATCGGCGACACGAAAGAGTTTGAAGACATCTGCGAACAGATGAATATCCTGAACATCTATCCTGATTTTATTACCATAGATGGCGCAGAAGGTGGAACGGGCGCAGCGCCACCAGAGTTCTCAGACGGTGTTGGGATGCCATTGGAACCTGCATTGATTTTCGTGAATAAGACTTTGATTAATTATGAATTAAGAGATAAATTGAGAATCATTGCCAGCGGAAAAGTTTTGACTTCCTTGGATATTCTAAGAGCTGTTGCAATGGGCGCTGACCTTTGTAACAATGCCAGAGGATTTATGTTTTCACTAGGCTGTATCCAGGCGTTGAGATGCAACACCAACACTTGCCCAACCGGTGTTGCGACGCAAGATAAAATGCTGATCAAAGGACTGGACACCAATGATAAAACCGAACGTGTTTATCAGTTTCATAAAAATACTTTACATACGTGTAATGAGTTAATTGCCGCAGCAGGAAGAGAGTCTTACGACCAAGTTGATGCTTCTATGTTTATGCGAGGTGATGAGTTTGAACATCTTTCTGACACTTACTTCCCAGATATTTTGGAGAATGTGAGGAGAAAATAA
- the guaA gene encoding glutamine-hydrolyzing GMP synthase, whose product MQNGIIILDFGSQYNQLIGRRIREMEVYSEIVPFNTPLSEILEKKPRGIILSGGPSSVNAENAHLVEKELYEQGIPVLGICYGMQLTAHLLGGKVAKGEKGEYGKAHLDIVKENELLKGVYQNSVVWMSHFDEVAELPQGFELNAKSGVIASISNPEKKIYAVQFHPEVSHSEEGGKMLENFVFGICKADKNWKLTNYIEKTVAEIKEKVGGQKVILGLSGGVDSSVAAVLIHKAIGDQLNCIFVDTGLLRKDEGKKVMENYGKHFDMNIKMVDSSKRFLSKLAGIGDPEEKRKIIGNEFVHVFDEESKQIEGATFLAQGTIYPDVIESQSVNGPSAVIKSHHNVGGLPEEMEFQLLEPLRELFKDEVRKVGEELGIPHELVYRHPFPGPGLGIRVLGEVDAEKVRILQEADDIFIEELYKNDLYEKVSQAFVVLLPVKSVGVMGDERTYEYTAVVRSANTIDFMTATWSRLPYEFLDTVSSRIINEVRGINRVAYDISSKPPATIEWE is encoded by the coding sequence ATGCAAAACGGAATTATCATTTTAGACTTCGGTTCACAGTACAACCAATTGATTGGAAGAAGAATCCGTGAAATGGAAGTCTATTCGGAAATAGTACCATTCAACACACCATTATCAGAAATTCTTGAGAAAAAACCAAGAGGAATCATCCTTTCCGGAGGGCCAAGTTCTGTGAATGCAGAAAATGCGCACCTTGTAGAAAAAGAATTGTATGAACAAGGAATTCCGGTTTTAGGAATCTGCTACGGAATGCAATTAACAGCTCATCTTTTGGGTGGCAAAGTTGCCAAAGGAGAAAAAGGCGAATATGGAAAAGCACACTTAGACATCGTTAAAGAAAACGAATTGCTGAAAGGTGTTTATCAAAATTCAGTCGTTTGGATGAGCCATTTCGATGAGGTTGCAGAGTTACCACAAGGTTTTGAACTCAATGCCAAGTCGGGTGTTATCGCTTCGATTTCAAATCCTGAAAAGAAGATTTATGCAGTACAATTTCATCCGGAAGTTTCGCATTCCGAAGAAGGTGGAAAGATGCTGGAGAACTTCGTATTCGGAATTTGTAAAGCAGACAAAAACTGGAAACTGACCAATTATATCGAGAAAACCGTTGCAGAAATCAAAGAAAAAGTGGGTGGCCAAAAAGTGATTCTTGGATTGTCCGGCGGCGTGGATTCTTCTGTTGCTGCGGTTTTAATCCATAAAGCAATTGGCGATCAACTGAATTGTATTTTTGTAGATACAGGACTTTTGAGAAAAGACGAAGGCAAAAAAGTAATGGAAAATTACGGAAAGCACTTCGATATGAATATCAAAATGGTAGATTCTTCCAAGAGATTTCTATCCAAATTAGCCGGCATCGGTGACCCGGAAGAAAAAAGAAAAATCATCGGTAACGAGTTTGTTCACGTTTTCGATGAAGAATCAAAACAAATCGAAGGTGCAACATTCTTAGCGCAAGGAACAATCTATCCGGATGTCATCGAATCTCAATCCGTAAATGGGCCTTCTGCAGTTATCAAATCACACCACAACGTAGGTGGACTTCCGGAAGAAATGGAATTCCAACTGTTGGAACCTTTAAGAGAATTGTTCAAAGATGAGGTGAGAAAAGTAGGCGAGGAATTGGGAATTCCGCACGAGTTGGTTTACAGACATCCGTTTCCAGGTCCAGGTTTAGGAATCAGAGTTTTGGGAGAAGTTGATGCTGAAAAAGTAAGAATCTTGCAAGAAGCTGACGATATTTTCATCGAGGAATTATATAAAAATGATTTGTATGAGAAAGTTTCTCAGGCATTCGTGGTTCTTCTTCCGGTAAAATCCGTTGGTGTAATGGGTGATGAAAGAACTTATGAATATACAGCCGTTGTCCGTTCTGCCAATACCATTGACTTTATGACGGCGACTTGGAGCAGACTACCGTATGAGTTTTTGGACACCGTTTCAAGTAGAATTATTAATGAAGTGAGAGGAATCAACAGAGTAGCTTACGACATCAGTTCGAAACCACCAGCAACGATTGAGTGGGAATAA
- a CDS encoding methyltransferase domain-containing protein, translating into MPWNPDVYDQFKQERSAPYFDLIKLVEIKSNMSVIDLGCGTGELTSGLLDFIPNSQIIGIDSSAEMLQKAEQYKTKRLQFFQRSVEEQVELDDKFDLIVANASLQWCKNHYDLFPKLISKVNQEGQLAVQVPSNHNFIVHQLLSVVAEHEVYQKHFNGWKREYSVLNIEDYAKILSDNEGKKINVFEKVYPHIMKDADAVYDWASGTAMIPFVEKLPQELKEQYKQDYKKELRKVFTGSPVFYPFKRTFIYAQF; encoded by the coding sequence ATGCCTTGGAATCCTGATGTTTACGACCAGTTCAAACAAGAACGTTCAGCACCTTATTTTGATTTGATCAAATTGGTGGAAATAAAATCCAATATGTCCGTTATCGATTTGGGTTGCGGAACTGGTGAACTAACGTCCGGACTTCTGGATTTTATTCCAAATTCGCAGATTATCGGCATAGATTCTTCCGCAGAGATGCTTCAGAAAGCTGAACAATACAAAACCAAAAGATTACAATTCTTCCAAAGAAGCGTAGAAGAGCAAGTAGAATTGGACGATAAATTTGATTTGATTGTCGCCAACGCCTCTTTGCAATGGTGCAAAAATCATTACGACTTGTTTCCAAAACTCATTTCAAAAGTGAATCAGGAAGGACAATTAGCCGTTCAGGTTCCATCGAATCATAATTTCATAGTTCATCAGTTATTGTCTGTCGTTGCGGAACACGAGGTTTATCAGAAACATTTCAATGGTTGGAAAAGAGAATATTCGGTTCTTAATATAGAAGATTACGCCAAGATTTTGTCAGACAACGAAGGCAAAAAAATCAATGTTTTCGAAAAAGTGTATCCTCACATTATGAAAGATGCAGATGCGGTTTATGACTGGGCATCAGGAACAGCAATGATTCCTTTCGTAGAGAAACTTCCGCAAGAATTGAAAGAGCAATACAAACAGGATTATAAAAAAGAACTGAGAAAAGTTTTCACAGGTTCGCCGGTATTTTACCCGTTCAAAAGAACCTTTATTTACGCACAATTTTAA
- the purD gene encoding phosphoribosylamine--glycine ligase: protein MRLLIVGNGGRASALATKLSEDNRITKMFFAPGNATTEKLGENINESDIIALRDFAIKNKVDLTIVGPEAPLVEGIVDEFKKVDLKVFGPSKKAASLEGSKAFSKKFMKTYGIKTAQSVTFDSYIEAREYLQKQEFPLVIKASGLAGGKGVVIAEDLEEAEGTIHDFMIKRIFGDSGIQVIIEEFLQGFEASIIGVSNGEKIFPFVPAKDYKKVGNGDKGPNTGGMGSAAPSPEFTEAHHQDFVEHIMNPTVEGLKKEGLSFKGFIFFGLMITKNGTYLLEYNMRLGDPETQVLLPLLENNLVDVIEDCLHGKDLDLKFKNKKAVCLVVCSGGYPQNHETGYEITGAEKVKGSKLLYAGADYRGDRVVSTGGRVLNLVALGDTFEEARKKVYEDAVAVDFDYGFYREDIAKF, encoded by the coding sequence ATGAGATTACTTATTGTTGGAAATGGCGGCCGTGCTTCGGCTTTGGCAACTAAATTGAGCGAGGATAACAGGATTACAAAAATGTTTTTCGCGCCTGGCAACGCCACGACAGAAAAATTAGGAGAAAATATAAACGAATCAGATATCATTGCGCTTAGAGATTTTGCAATTAAAAACAAAGTCGATTTGACAATCGTTGGTCCGGAAGCACCTCTTGTAGAAGGGATTGTGGACGAGTTCAAAAAAGTGGATTTGAAAGTTTTCGGTCCATCAAAAAAAGCGGCTTCACTAGAAGGTAGCAAAGCATTTTCTAAAAAGTTTATGAAAACTTACGGAATCAAAACGGCACAATCTGTGACATTTGATTCTTATATTGAGGCTAGAGAATATCTTCAAAAACAAGAGTTTCCATTAGTAATCAAAGCTAGTGGTTTAGCTGGCGGAAAAGGTGTGGTGATTGCTGAAGATTTGGAAGAAGCAGAGGGTACAATTCACGATTTTATGATTAAAAGAATCTTTGGAGATTCTGGGATTCAGGTGATTATAGAAGAGTTTCTTCAAGGTTTCGAAGCTTCAATTATTGGAGTTTCCAATGGTGAAAAAATCTTCCCTTTTGTTCCTGCAAAAGATTACAAAAAAGTAGGAAACGGCGACAAAGGTCCAAATACTGGCGGAATGGGTTCTGCGGCACCAAGCCCAGAATTTACAGAAGCACATCATCAGGATTTCGTAGAACATATTATGAATCCAACCGTAGAAGGTCTTAAAAAAGAAGGTCTTAGCTTCAAAGGATTTATTTTCTTCGGATTGATGATTACCAAAAACGGAACTTATCTTCTAGAATATAATATGAGATTGGGCGACCCGGAAACTCAGGTGCTTTTACCATTGTTAGAGAACAATTTGGTAGATGTTATCGAGGATTGTCTTCATGGCAAAGATTTGGATTTGAAATTTAAAAATAAAAAAGCTGTTTGTTTAGTGGTTTGTTCAGGAGGTTACCCTCAGAATCACGAGACTGGCTACGAGATTACTGGAGCAGAAAAAGTGAAAGGGAGCAAGTTGCTTTACGCTGGCGCAGATTACAGAGGCGACAGGGTGGTTTCCACAGGCGGTAGAGTTTTGAACTTGGTAGCGCTAGGAGACACTTTCGAAGAAGCTCGCAAAAAAGTTTACGAAGATGCGGTGGCTGTAGATTTTGACTACGGATTTTACCGAGAAGATATTGCGAAATTCTAA
- a CDS encoding pirin family protein: MKTVYHSADSRGYANHGWLKSHHTFSFANYHNQERTHFGVLRVLNDDFVEGGMGFGRHPHRDMEIISIPLEGDLRHGDNMGNSGIIKKGDIQVMSAGTGIMHSEENATEQPVKFLQIWIIPNKTDVKPRYDQINIEENSVQNDFQQILSPNADDAGVWIHQDAWFNLAKFDKGFSKDYKINKSSNGVYVFVIKGKAKIGDQILDERDGFGIWDTDSFTLEARENSEILLIEVPMELPI, encoded by the coding sequence ATGAAAACAGTATATCACAGTGCAGATAGTAGAGGTTACGCCAATCACGGTTGGTTGAAAAGTCATCACACGTTTAGCTTTGCCAATTATCACAACCAGGAAAGAACCCATTTCGGAGTTTTGAGAGTTTTGAATGATGATTTTGTAGAAGGCGGAATGGGATTCGGGAGACATCCGCACCGCGATATGGAGATTATTTCTATTCCTTTGGAAGGCGATTTGCGTCACGGTGATAATATGGGCAATTCCGGAATCATCAAAAAAGGCGATATTCAAGTGATGTCAGCAGGAACCGGAATTATGCACAGCGAAGAAAATGCAACTGAGCAACCAGTGAAATTTCTACAAATTTGGATTATTCCCAACAAAACAGATGTAAAACCAAGATACGACCAAATCAACATCGAGGAAAATTCGGTTCAGAATGATTTTCAGCAAATTCTTTCGCCTAATGCAGATGACGCCGGCGTTTGGATTCATCAGGATGCTTGGTTCAATTTGGCCAAATTTGACAAAGGTTTTTCCAAAGACTATAAAATCAATAAATCTAGCAACGGTGTTTACGTTTTTGTCATCAAAGGAAAAGCTAAAATCGGAGACCAAATTCTGGATGAAAGAGACGGTTTCGGAATTTGGGATACAGACAGTTTCACTTTAGAAGCACGGGAAAACTCAGAAATATTATTGATAGAAGTTCCAATGGAATTGCCTATATAA
- the ilvA gene encoding threonine ammonia-lyase IlvA encodes MNETMIFPTLETVKETRKSIENVVNYTPLQYNARLSDKFGANIFLKREDLQPVRSYKLRGAYNKIKSLYNEGKTSDGIVCASAGNHAQGVAFSCKQLQIKGTIFMPVTTPKQKLEQVEMFGGNFAKIKLVGDTFDASKNAALEFAQTSGAAFIHPFDDVQIIEGQATLALEILEQQKENIDFVFIPIGGGGLASGISTVFKELSKETQLIGVEPKGAPSMRTSINNNLNTELLEVDGFVDGAAVKRVGDLTFEICKNALADCIPVDEGMICDTILQLYNKDAIVLEPAGALSISALEQYRNQIKGKNVVCIVSGSNNDITRMEEIKERALLYNGLKHYFMVKFPQRPGSLKDFVLNVLGSNDDITHFEYTKKNSRETALAIVGIELSNISDFNGLKQRMKDLGYFESYLNDNPDVLNMLV; translated from the coding sequence ATGAATGAAACGATGATATTTCCAACCTTGGAAACGGTAAAAGAAACCCGAAAAAGTATAGAAAATGTTGTGAATTATACACCATTGCAATACAATGCCCGCTTGTCAGATAAATTTGGAGCCAATATTTTTCTCAAAAGAGAAGACCTGCAACCTGTGAGGTCGTATAAATTACGTGGGGCCTACAATAAAATCAAAAGTCTTTACAATGAAGGCAAAACTTCGGACGGAATAGTCTGTGCAAGCGCCGGAAATCACGCCCAGGGAGTAGCTTTTTCCTGTAAACAGCTTCAGATTAAAGGAACGATTTTTATGCCCGTGACAACTCCGAAACAAAAGCTGGAACAAGTCGAAATGTTCGGCGGAAACTTTGCCAAAATCAAATTAGTCGGCGATACTTTTGATGCTTCAAAAAATGCAGCCTTGGAATTTGCGCAAACGTCGGGAGCAGCTTTTATTCATCCTTTTGATGATGTTCAGATTATCGAAGGACAGGCAACTTTGGCATTGGAAATATTAGAGCAACAAAAAGAAAATATTGATTTTGTTTTCATTCCGATTGGTGGTGGCGGTTTAGCTTCCGGAATTTCTACCGTTTTTAAAGAGCTGTCAAAAGAAACTCAGTTAATCGGCGTTGAACCAAAAGGTGCGCCTTCTATGAGAACTTCTATCAATAATAATCTCAATACAGAATTATTGGAAGTTGATGGTTTTGTAGATGGAGCAGCGGTTAAAAGAGTAGGGGATTTGACTTTTGAGATTTGCAAAAATGCGCTTGCAGATTGCATTCCTGTGGATGAAGGGATGATTTGTGATACGATTCTTCAACTTTATAACAAAGATGCAATTGTTTTGGAACCGGCCGGAGCGCTTTCTATTTCAGCTTTGGAACAATATCGAAATCAGATTAAGGGTAAAAATGTAGTTTGCATCGTCAGCGGAAGCAACAATGATATTACCAGAATGGAGGAAATCAAAGAACGCGCTTTGCTTTACAATGGGTTGAAGCATTATTTTATGGTCAAATTCCCACAACGTCCAGGTTCTCTGAAAGATTTTGTGCTGAATGTTCTCGGTTCAAATGACGATATCACCCATTTCGAATATACCAAAAAAAATTCAAGGGAAACTGCTTTGGCGATTGTAGGAATCGAACTTTCCAATATTTCTGATTTTAATGGCTTGAAACAGAGAATGAAAGATCTTGGTTATTTCGAATCTTATTTGAATGATAATCCTGATGTGTTGAATATGCTTGTTTGA